In the genome of Lathyrus oleraceus cultivar Zhongwan6 chromosome 4, CAAS_Psat_ZW6_1.0, whole genome shotgun sequence, the window GACGAGCTACCAACCATATTCTCATAGTACATACCTTGGAGTGTGCTCATTAAGATATTAACCAATTCAACATCTGTCAGCGTAGGTCTAagtattctttgaatgtctcgCTACTCTTGCAGGCTTGATTTTGCAATTGTAACCTGGTGGGAGCCATGTCCAGGTTATACTTGTATTTCTTGAGAAAGGCTTCAAACACGTCCTTCCAAGATCTGATTTTACTGTGTTCCAGGCTCATATACCAATCCAAGGATGCCCCAAATAAGTCGTCTTGGAAGTAATGGATGATGAGCTCGTCATTATCAATATATGATGCAATCTTCCTACAATACATAATAACATGACTTCTTGGACAACTTAAACCCATGTACTTTGGTAGGTCTGGTGCTTTCAACTTAGAAGGACGCACCACATTATGAACTAGACATAGGTTTTTAGCATTCATACAGTAAGTAGAGAAACCTTCAATGACTCTTATCCTCTCATCTAGTAACCGATAGTTTTCCTGCCTGTTCTTATTTGAACCAAAAACAATCTAATTAGACGCTAGAGATTAGCTTGATGATTGGGGAGTTGTACAGCCTAAGAAGTTACCTGAGTAATGACTGTGGAAAAGCAAACTAGGGATACCCTTAAGGATACATCAATCCCGAATTAACCATCTGACCAACAATTTGACCATACTGACCCTGATATGGAGCGGAGGGTGCCCTAGGATACACAAATGGAGGTGCAACATTAGAAGATGCCTTAAGATAAGGAGGGGGTATATGAACACCTTGATTCAAATTCTGAACAGTAGGTTGAGTAGCTCGAGGAGGAAAATGAAAGTGAAGTTTATGGCCTCTGTACTCATCTTCGTTGTCATTAGGAGTTTTAACAATAATTGGTGCAGAGGTTGGAAGAACCTGTTTTGGGTTGATCTCACAGTTGTCAGCACTAACCATCTAAGGAGAGTGAATGGTCATGCCCCAAGGATGGGCGACAGAATTACCATTGGCAGGATGTACATCAATCGACGGATATGACACAAAAGCATTCTCATTAGCAGCTTAGGGAGTAAAGTTTGGAGGTAACCCCCACAGATAGGCAATAACATGCCTACTAGGATCTGGATGACAAATCGGCTAGCTTACTACAGGTTGAATCACAATGTCCATAACAACATCAACAAAAGAGGTAACAATGATGGCATCAGTAACCACGACAGTAGCAGGATTGGCAGAAATGGAGGTAACAACCTTCTCAGCTTGAAGGTACTCCAATATGGTGTTCATGCTCCCTCAAAAGGTGTCAATTTTACCTTGGAACTGAGCCGAGGTTTCCCCCTATGTAGCATTTTCTTGTTCCAAATCTGCCATGATTATCTACTTGCTAGCTCTTGTGAAGTACTGGTGTCGAAGAGTCGTCGTTTTTTTGTCTGAGAAAAGGATAAGGTAAGCTCTTTCTTCTTGATGGGCATGAGATGCACATGAATGAATACATATATTAGGGATGGAACGCAGATAATTATGCAACATCCATAGATTCAAAGCATTGATGGTATAATAACTCAGGTTCAAAACCCCGACATATATGCAACAATGCAATAATGATATTCAAAATATATGTTAACAACACAAAATAATCCAAATAATTTGAGCATACTGCCCGATGTAGGATCAAAGGTCTGACGTCCATGAGAATAAAGGTATGTACAGTATATGGTTTCTTGCAAAAAAAACCCATATCCCACTTACATGTATGTTTTAGTCTTCAAAAGGTAGTCCCTAGAAGGTCTCCCAGAGTCACCGACTCGAAATGAAAATACCCTTCCGTAGCGAAATCTCATAGGACAtaagtacttccaagtgaatctagtatGAGTGTGGTTTTCGAGACAACCCAACGCGCGAAACGTAGGtgtacacgactatccacgaATCTATCATGAGTATGTACTCATCTTGGGTATAGAGCTTCACTCATGTAACATATCCCAACCCAACAGAGAGTATAATAGATAATAGTCAGTATAAATAATATTTAAAGCAATAAAGAATATGATAAATAAAGCGAGTAAATCAATAAAGGCAAACACTCAAGCAAACAGAGAAGCAATCAAAACTAGGCTtgactccttttagcgactacGAAACACTCCAAGTAGCAGagtttccccagtagagtcgctagatgaagctagcagaaatatacccgaacgcatcatacgctcgaacatacaatagagtcgccatcaaactttatttattcccgaaggaaagggaaaacatcaataaaacctgaggaaagagaaatatgggtaaggaagtcgattatgcaagggggaggtattaacaccccgaacatccatggtactccatgggaatcattttgattgttcttgctcaaatgagtgttatatctaaagattacttgcGATAGAATATgggaaaagaaaaagaaatagaTAAAATGTTCAGTGAGGATTGAGaccctcatgcctatgtatccttatagtgcaataatgaattcagagctctgtagttcacAGAAACTAATGGTAGGAGATGAAAAGAATTGTGATAAAGgtatgatttgaatcaaagaatTATTTTGTTTGAACTCCAAAAGGGGTGAAAATATGAACTCAAGAGTAAAAATGGTATATACTAAGACGTGGAGGGACATAGGCATACCCACCATATTGTCATACCAGAAAAGAAGGAATTAGGTGTTTGACATCAAGAAAAACATCTCTTGATTCACAAGATGACACAAGGTAGAGCTCAAAGTGATAGTTTACTTGGCTCAAAAAGTAGGGTgtatcacatgaagtgaatgaagaTAGAATAAGAGTGTATCATAGAGATGGATGAAGAAAATAAATAAGTATGCCCGTGGAGGATTCGAACCCccgtgcctacgtattctcatcgtgcaatgagaaagttagagcaatcgtagttcaTCCCACTAAGGCTGACACAAAGGAGAATATATTGATTGCCAAGGCACACAACCGTTCGAGGCAGAGAGAGTAGTGTCAAGGTTCACAATCTTCTAGGAAAGGTATCACTACTAGAGTCTATAAATCATAATGGCAAGGAACTAAACTGCCAAGGTCTATCACCCAAAAGGCAAAGAGAATATGTGTCAGAGTCCACAACTCTCAAGGCAAAGGAAAGGACTGCCAAGGTCCATAACCTAATAGTAAAGGGGAATCCTAAGAGTTTGTAACTCTACAAGGCTACTCAAGGGATTGTCAAGGTTCATAACCAAGTGCCAAAGTCTATAACTCCATATGCATAGAATGAACTTGCAAAGGTTCACCACCTCATGGGGCAAAAAAAAAGATAGCCAATGTCTAATATTACCTTATAGGAAGGAAATATTGAATTGCTTGGGTCCCTAACCCTACAAGGCAACATGAATGCCAAGGTCGATCATCTCATAGGCATAGAAGAGTTGAATAAAAAAGGGTGTTCAACCATAAGGTGCTGACAGGAACAATGCTTCATTGTTGAAGTGTTGAATGATGATGCTTGCTTGAAGAAGTAGACTTGTCAATTgtatgattcaaattgcactatgaacaaaggtgaataccttgagcaactgggtcattcgtcccgtactTAAGGATATCCTAGATaaggataggaattctccactTTCATCTTTCATTATTTCTTAAGGCTTATAACGTGCAACTCGAATCAAGATTGACAAGTTGCTTATAGGAGATTTTATGTGTTGATCTTAGTGATGTATTGCTACTTGTTGTAGAAGAAGACTTGATAATCCCATAATTTGAATTACGCTAcagtctatgaatagaggtgaatattatgagcaattgggtcattcgtcccgtacccaaagatattcataatgaggatagaaattctccactctcattccttctctatttcttaaggctcgtgccacaTAATCTGAATTATGATCGTCAAATATTGATACCTTTATTGCGTTTGAGAATTAGTCCATTTTGCTAGCTAATACTTGACTGGTGTTGACTCgaagtcttgatcttgcatttgaacctTGAGGTGTTGAGCTCCTGAGATTCAGCATATCCACAATAGCTTGAGCACAATGAACTTGTCCTATTAAGTGATCAAGGatcttttgatcacttgaataggcttGAGAATTATACAGCACAATACAAAGGGTTTGGTTGACCAAAGCAACCTTTGGTCAACACAACCAATGGGAAATGGAAATGAATTGAATCATCTAAAGATTAATCAGTTAAACGAATGATTTTACACGTCTTATGCTAGGGGAACATGTAttaaaaatcaagattttaagCCCTAAGGAAAAAATGGTCATTACACAAAAACTTAGTTAACATGGATTTAACAATCAAGATTAATTAAAATTAACTAATTGGAATTAACATGTTAATTCATGAAGAATTAAGCCAAATTTAATTAACCTAATCCTAAATTTAACACATTATTTTACACAATCAAGTACAAAAATCAAGGATAAAAATTAGTCAGAATTAATTCATAATAAACTAATACTTAATTGAAATTTAGCATTGATTAAGGTAAATAGAGGCAGGAGGTGTTAAGACTTGGACGGGGGTATGAATAGGAGGTTTGGGCCTTAGGCCCAAATAAATCAAAGCAACCAGATCCCATTCACTCATCAGCCTAAAACTCAGCAACAACGTATGAACGCTTTGTTCACTTCGATTTCTGCGTACCTTGCCATCTCTCAATTCAAAAGTCCGAGGTTCATCGAGATCTCTGAATCACCAAGACGCCGCAGTAAACATTGACACCGCATCTATCATCCTCTTCATCAACTGAATCGTTATTGCATCGTGTaaccaagatgaagcaagaagAACTTACTAGACTGAAGTTGTCGAATTGAGTTAGTTGCGCACGAGGAATCTGAGCTCCGACACAATGATTCTTCTATGGCTTTACAGGTACTTCTCCCTCCTCCTTTTCGCTTCTTCTTCAATTTCGTGTTTCTCCTTCTTCTCGCAACTATGCTACGTGAGGGATGGATCGGGGGAGAGAAGTGCGAGAATGAATGAACCCCCCCTGGAAGAAGCAGTGATGAGGCTTTATATAGGGTTCCAGAGTTAACAGAGTGAGACTCTGTTAACTCTCAGTTATGCCAAATTGTTAGCTGTTAAATCTCTGTTAACTTTTTGTTAGAGTTAGTTAGAAATTGTTAGAATGCTATTAGTTAGTTACTTGCTTGTTTGTAATTCAGTTAACATGGTTGATTATGTGCGTGCGGTTTCTGTTTGCTTGTTGTGGAGCTTCAACTTTGCAGGGTCGGTTGAATGACTTTTTTACGATTAGGATGGTGTTTAGAACAAACTATTGCTATGTTATTTTGGTTTCCAAGCATGCTGGCCTTGTGAATGCACTTTGCATGGCTTCGTTTTTACTTTGTTAAATCTGCAGCAATGTTAATTACTTGTTTATGTTATTGTTAGAGTTAGTATGTGATGCTTAACTACCTAGCTGGAAGTGGCAATGAAAACGCGGTTTCCAAGTTTTGTTGCCCGAAATTCAGAAATGTTGTTTGCTGACTGTCATGATGATGATGCAAGTTGTTTGGCACATATTAAGGTCTGCTCGATGTTTGTGATTGGATATGCAGGGCATTGCAGCTTGCTGTAGATAGCCACTGATGATTATGAATCAGTGTTGCAGGGTCCTGTATACATTGTATATAGGCTGATGCTTCTACATTTGGTAATGTTTGTTTATTGCTAATGTTCATGAGCTAAAGTAGTTAATTAAATGTTAGTCTCTTATCACTTCTGCTTGTGATGTGGTTATTTTGTTTGGATAAGGAGGGTTGCACCTGGAGCTGAAGTCATGGCAAGATTTTCGCCAAGCCGTGGGACCTCTTTCATGCTTAATTATGCAGAATTTTACAGGATGCATTAGGACTGGATGGCGCTGTTATGATGCAAGGCTCTCTCTTCTGCATGGTCTGAATACATTAGGTCAGTTTCATGTTTCTCTTGCCCTTGTTGCAGCTGCTTCTTAATCATGATTTTGTGGCACTATGCTAAAAATAAGTAGGGTTGATCCACCCATTAGATTGTTAGGGTACAACTGAGTTGAGTTGGATAATTTGAATGTTATGGAAATTAAATCAAATTAAAGGATATCCTTTCCAATCTTGCATCAAAGACAAAGTTATAGGTTATCTAAATTTGATTTGTTTATTATACCATGCATGCTTATTCATGGATGAAAACAATGTCTTGAAAAGTCTTTATGACAATGGGTTTTGGTTGACTGATTTATTCATGTATTGCAGGGCTGACTTTGCATTGAATCAAGACCTCGAAACATACACATGATGAACATTCCATGGCCAAATGCAAACTAAGCTTTCTTGTAGTGGAAGTAGGCTTGAATGGAGGGCTTAATGGGATGATGTAGGATGATGACTTAAGATCCAAGAAACTTAGGATTTAAGCTTAGAGAAATATAGGGTTGACTTTGGTCtaagttgaccaaaaagtcaatggttgaccaaagtcaacctttgccaattttgtaaaaaaaattgtATGAATCTTGGTAAGTGGTATATGTATGAATGAATAACTTTTAAATGAATAAGAATCTCTCATGGTTTAATGTAAGAAATGTTTTAAATTTAAGTTATaaattttccctccaaaacttAAGTTTGAATTATCCTCTGAATCATGATCTTTGTGTGCATTAATGGTCATGAATAAATGTATTATGAATGAGATCCATGAACTCCGGAACCAATGGCCTTGGAATACCATCAAACATGAGCCAAACCATGCACCCTGAAGCATGAACCAATGTATGCATCAAGTGCTTAAATTAATGAATTATGACATTTGAAAGAACCGTGCCTTGTGATGACCTTGAATGTGATGGATTGTGAAGTATAGATCAATGAACTTGAATGGTAAATTGAATAAAAACTTGGATGGGACTTTGGACCCAATGAATCATCAAGCATGATAATAATGATCAGGAAGTATCCTTtaatgaattagggtttgaaacCAAAACAAGGTGAAAGTCCAAATCAAGGCCCACTAAGACTAAGACTtcctgattagggtttcatggtgCACCCAATCTAATCAAGGTCTCCAATCCAGACATGAAGCTCTACAGACAAGCCCCCACCACATTGGCTCATAATTAGGGCTTAGATGATCCAATGTATGCTCAAAAGCCAATTGCAAGACCCCACAATATCATAACCAGGAATTAGGATTTCAATACTATGAATCCATATCTCAAGCAATTAGGGTTTTGAATATATGAATGAAAGTCATGGTTATGAACTTCTTGCACCAAGGTTCAAAAGGGTATGAAATTAGGGTTTCCCCTCATATGATGAGCAAATGTCCACAAATCTCAAGCAAGAACCCTAGTTTTTATGATCCACCAGCTTTAAATTTATGATGCCTATAACAAGTATTAACATGAGTGGTACATGAATGAGGCATGAATGAGCACAGATAAATCTCAAGTCATAGGTTGGGAAAAAGGGGATGACAAATTTTTGGGTACGACACACACCATGCTCATTTTTAAATCATGTCCATAAACCATAATACATGACCATTCCAAAAGTTATTCTTAATTCCATTACATTAATCTAACCATTCAAAATTAGGCATTCCATATACAATACACAATTCAAATACAATATGTCCAAGCATTCAATCCAAGAAGATATAATATTCAATCATAATATACATTTTCCAAACATAACATCTAATACACCCAATGCAGTCCACACTTCATGGCCTTTGATCTACAACATAACACATTAACATTCATTGGTACATTGAAGCAATGCATAATGTGACAGAGTAAAACCAAAGTCAATCCCACCTGCATCATTTTTAACCGACCAATGAGTTTCACTTGCATTTTAACAATTCAATATAGTGCAACCATGTATCATTTATTAACAGAACACCACATAACAAACTGCAACCTTTCACAACATAGCACAAAACAATAAGGCAACTCTGCATCATTGGCTAACAGGGCATAATTTAATCCATTGTCATTTTTTTTTCATACCAGAACATTATTCCATCTAACCTGTATTAGAGCAATGTTTCCACCTGCATAGTTTTCACAACAAAACCAACTGATTCTCCTGCAAATTTCCATAACTCATAGCCTATGATTCCTGCATATTTTTGCTAACAACTCAACATAATTCTCAGCTGCATAATACACACAACAAGGAATTACAAGCCAACTAAATTCCTTCAACATTTTCTAACAGAACCATttcacttcccttttcataacTAACTAACTGAAAATTCCAACTAATTGATCCCTCTAACTAACTTTAACAAACTCTTAACTAACAGGTAGATCGAGTTGAAGATGTAAAGTTAAAGCTACAAAAAATCACTCAAAGTGCGACAGGCCAATTGAATTGCGAAATTTGTAAAGGGAAACAAACAGGTAAAGCGAGTTGTCACGGAGTAAAGGAAATGATGATCAGTGTTGACAAGAAATAAAAAGATTGTCCCCACAAAAGGTGAAACGTAACTTGAGAAGAGAAACTTCAATTATATTAaggagagagtgaaacaaatcAACGACCTAAAATGAAGGAAGGTGGGTAGACGTAAATCAACAAACGAATCTTCGAGATTACAATGGCACTCAAGTGCACTTGAGTAACCTAAAGCACAATATCACACCTTACCCAGGGCCATGAGGTGGAACGTTCCTACAAAATGTTTCATTAACAATGCATGAATTTAATACGCCTATTCCCAAGATCACTTGTTTTCATTCTATAAACCTTTCGATTTCTTGCAAGGTGGAAATCTATCACAAGGACCATGGTGGAAGGGGATATTAGCTTGGTACTCTGAAATGTCTTTTCATTTCTATGAAATGTAAGATCTTTGAGGTAATTGTTGTCCAAGAATGTGTGTACTAACACGCCGAGAACTCAAGGTTCTCACAACTACGAGACCAAAACAAAATCCTTGCCCTCGTAGGATCGTCAACCACCAGATATGATCGAACATCTCATGCTTAAAATGTTGAAGGGAATGAATCTATCTACACACTATATAAAGTTTGACATGTACCATTTCAGTTATTACATGAGTCACACAATGAAACTACATTCTAACTCACTCATAGACTTGTATGTTTTAATTCATAGACTTGTATGTTTTAATTTTAACATTACAAATTCCATGGTATCAAAAATCCATTTCACCACCGCATCAAGACTCAACTCTGGTCAATATACACTTAttacaaattataaaataaatacAAGTGATCACTTAATCCATCAAAGTGTCAAGTCTATTCAACATACATTTATTACAGATTATAAAATAAATTTGTGTAATTACAACTTGAACAAGTGATCAGTTAATCCATCGAAGTGTTTTAACAATTTCATTTGTCCAGTGATCAGGTGGCTTGACTTGATGAAACACCAGTACAAGTGGAAAACACTGATCTGATCGAACTGGACTTATTAAGCAACCGGCAAACAAGATTGAATAGTTTATATCAAAATGTTTACTTAAAAATTAAACTCCATGTATTATTTATTTAACAGTTGCGATTGAATAAAATAAAACATTATTCTAAACTCCGTGATGTACTATTTATTCAACACTTGCCATTAAATATAAAAGACCACTATTTTAAACTACATGAAATCTAGTATCAAAATAGCGATTATTAAAATTTTTCAGATCTAACAAAACTCATTGGCTTGAAAAGCCCAGgataaatgaaataaaaagatCTTAGAATAAAAGTACCATGGGGCATGTGCATTATACACTGACTTTACAGTTGAATTTGGAAGAAACCCCAAAATTCCCAATAACACCAACGAAGAATTCGACTGATCAATTTTAAAAAGATTACGAGGCAACAAAAAAAATGCTGATTACAATCAGAAGTTAGCTCACAAACTCCTTCAAGAGGTTATAAAAAACAATCACAGATACATACGCTATAAATTCCCACAATGTACTGTTCTACATTGGGCGACTGAAACGCACAAAAATAACCCATTGTCATCAGTATCATAAGCAAACTTTGTTTGGATTGATGATATAACCCTTTCAGTTGAATGGATAATTTATTAGAAATGCCTTATTCTATTGCATACACCACAAATCATTCTCCACAAATCAAATCATTCTCCACAAATCATAACGGCATGGACAGAGTTCCATAATGTTTCATTCCACACCATCCATTATTTCCCAACAATGAAATCTTATTATTTAAGATACCATTCCATTTCATACAACAAATACAAACATACCCTTATATACCAACCACAATGCACCACATATTTAACCCGTTAACTTGAACTTAGATTATTTTAAAACAAAACATTTGTGTTCTTAAGTATAGAGGAAAGTTTTTCATGATGAAAACCAATGAAAAGTGAAACAATACAACATTACAACAAAAGATATCAGAGTCTAGTTGGCTGTATATACCCATTGACTAAAAATCCACAAGGAGATAACTCTGAACCTTTGGGCAGGAAATTTAACCCTAATACTACAAATAAACTGTTGAACAGAACTTTTCTCATCCATATAAAAAGTCAACCAATTATAGTGATATTATAAAAGTTTTAGTCATAAATCTACCTCAGTGTTGAACAGTCATATCCATACCAAGGGGGTGCAAATGGAATGACCAAGTCTTAGATTCTGATTAACTAAATTTTTCTACTGCTACAAGCATTGTACAGTTACCATAATTAGAAGAATGAGGCAAAAGGGCTGAACTAGATTCAGTTAACCTTCCGAATTCAAAAAATCTAAATTATGGGATTGCAGGTGATCACCGTAGAAGTTACTTAAAACaagtaaaaataaaaattcagGAATAAAACTTCAACAGCCAGTAACAAAATGCTAACAGAGTAGTGCAATTTCTCTAAATTAAAAAACCTTCAAAACAATATCAGAGTCTAGATTTGACATAACATACAGATCTCAGAGAGAAAGTCTTAGACAAAATTACAAAAAAAAGCCGATTGACAGTTTACTCTGCATCAGAAGCAATTTCCCCATTTTTCTTGTTATGCTTCCTTGCATACCTCTGATTCCTCAAAAACTTGGGATCCATCTACAGGTATCAACAAAAATAaatttaatcaaaatcatattcagAAAAACGAGAAATCGATTGTTTCAAAATTGGTAAAGGAAATAAAAAGGAGAATGAATACCCCTTTGGTGGAAGTGTGGCGATGTCTCTTTGGCTTCTTGATGCCATTCTTGTGGGCCTTGTAAGACTGGTTGTGAGCGGTGTGATTCTTCGACTTAGCCATTTCTGAAATTGAAAACACGGGGGAATTAAACAATGGAGAAAGGATTAGAAAATTGAAATTCGGAGAAGACGAACAAGACAAACCCTAATTCGACGATTCAGATGATCGATTTGCACTAGGGTTTTCTGAAGAAGAACAAAAGGAGCATTATATATGTGACTGTGAAGTGAGTGTTTCGGGTTGAGGTGAAAGTGGGCTTGGGTCACATGAAAGCCCAAATATCGATATTAAGTGAGCCCATCTTTCTAAAAAACGAACAAGTTTTCCGAAAATAAAAATTGGAATTCTACGTCTGTTTATTTGCTCCATACTCCCTTTAAAATATTATATTATAATTCTAAAGTACTCTTCATAGTGGTGGAGTTTTTAATGGTTAGTTTTAACcattcaaattaattaattaatgaGTTAATTTTTTATTACTTGCAATTGCAATAATAATGTAAGAAAAACCAATACAACAATATTGTAACAAAAGAAATAATTTAAAATAGATAAAATGACGAGGAAGAAAGAAGAACCATAAATGTCATCTATGAATATTTTTAGATACCACTTAATTTAGATATTGCCTGCAATTACAATAATAAT includes:
- the LOC127073215 gene encoding 60S ribosomal protein L29-1, producing MAKSKNHTAHNQSYKAHKNGIKKPKRHRHTSTKGMDPKFLRNQRYARKHNKKNGEIASDAE